A genomic stretch from Pristiophorus japonicus isolate sPriJap1 chromosome 6, sPriJap1.hap1, whole genome shotgun sequence includes:
- the mffa gene encoding mitochondrial fission factor homolog B isoform X1: MSAAAFPSPTADMAEINRIQYEMDYTQGISQRMRVPEKLQVAAEDGEDKWAQGDFHNTTVVMEVPERIFIAGDHNHFRPRDLDLMTSTPTEPLALKTPPRVLTLSEQPLDFLDLERPVVPTPQSEEVRAHSRVRRERSMSENTARQNGQLVRTESIVTPTPQPQPQPRLYPPLISEDGPNAYSPHGILSIIHSTTRRAYQQVLDMLDENRRRTVLHGGSTCATSSNPLLDSSRYSLSNCESAVEGIPDDMALADSVSLRRQIIKLNRRLQLLEEENRERTRREIIMYSITVGFWLINSWLWLRR; the protein is encoded by the exons ATGAGCGCAGCAGCATTTCCTTCTCCCACCGCTGACATGGCCGAAATAAACCGCATCCAGTATGAGATGGATTACACACAAGGCATTAGCCAGCGAATGAGAGTTCCCGAGAAGCTTCAGGTTGCAGCGGAGGATGGTGAAGACAAGTGGGCACAAGGAGACTTTCACAACACCACAGTGGTAATGGAGGTGCCAGAGAGGATTTTTATAGCAG GTGACCATAACCATTTCAGACCAAGAGATCTTGATCTTATGACATCAACCCCTACTGAACCTTTGGCATTGAAAACACCTCCACGTGTACTTACTCTAAGTGAGCAACCCTTAGATTTCTTGGATCTTGAGCGACCTGTTGTTCCAACACCACAGAGTGAGGAG GTTCGCGCTCACAGTCGTGTGCGGAGGGAGCGTTCAATGAGCGAAAATACTGCCCGACAGAATGGGCAGCTTGTCAGAACAGAGTCCAT TGTGACACCAACCCCCCAACCTCAGCCTCAGCCTCGTCTTTACCCTCCACTCATCTCTGAAGATGGACCAAACGCATACTCTCCTCATGGCATTTTGTCAATAATCCACTCCACCACCCGTAGGGCCTACCAGCAAGTCTTGGACATGCTAGATGAAAATCGCAGAAG AACAGTACTTCATGGAGGCTCCACTTGTGCTACTTCATCTAATCCTCTGCTTGATAGCTCCAG GTATAGCCTTTCCAACTGTGAATCTGCAGTAGAAGGAATACCAGATGATATGGCTCTTGCGGATTCTGTTTCCTTACGAAGACAG ATAATTAAACTGAACCGTCGACTCCAGCTTTTGGAGGAAGAAAACCGAGAACGCACGCGACGTGAAATCATCATGTACTCAATCACCGTGGGGTTCTGGTTGATCAATAGCTGGCTTTGGTTACGGCGCTGA
- the mffa gene encoding mitochondrial fission factor homolog B isoform X2, whose amino-acid sequence MSAAAFPSPTADMAEINRIQYEMDYTQGISQRMRVPEKLQVAAEDGEDKWAQGDFHNTTVVMEVPERIFIAGDHNHFRPRDLDLMTSTPTEPLALKTPPRVLTLSEQPLDFLDLERPVVPTPQSEEVRAHSRVRRERSMSENTARQNGQLVRTESIVTPTPQPQPQPRLYPPLISEDGPNAYSPHGILSIIHSTTRRAYQQVLDMLDENRRRYSLSNCESAVEGIPDDMALADSVSLRRQIIKLNRRLQLLEEENRERTRREIIMYSITVGFWLINSWLWLRR is encoded by the exons ATGAGCGCAGCAGCATTTCCTTCTCCCACCGCTGACATGGCCGAAATAAACCGCATCCAGTATGAGATGGATTACACACAAGGCATTAGCCAGCGAATGAGAGTTCCCGAGAAGCTTCAGGTTGCAGCGGAGGATGGTGAAGACAAGTGGGCACAAGGAGACTTTCACAACACCACAGTGGTAATGGAGGTGCCAGAGAGGATTTTTATAGCAG GTGACCATAACCATTTCAGACCAAGAGATCTTGATCTTATGACATCAACCCCTACTGAACCTTTGGCATTGAAAACACCTCCACGTGTACTTACTCTAAGTGAGCAACCCTTAGATTTCTTGGATCTTGAGCGACCTGTTGTTCCAACACCACAGAGTGAGGAG GTTCGCGCTCACAGTCGTGTGCGGAGGGAGCGTTCAATGAGCGAAAATACTGCCCGACAGAATGGGCAGCTTGTCAGAACAGAGTCCAT TGTGACACCAACCCCCCAACCTCAGCCTCAGCCTCGTCTTTACCCTCCACTCATCTCTGAAGATGGACCAAACGCATACTCTCCTCATGGCATTTTGTCAATAATCCACTCCACCACCCGTAGGGCCTACCAGCAAGTCTTGGACATGCTAGATGAAAATCGCAGAAG GTATAGCCTTTCCAACTGTGAATCTGCAGTAGAAGGAATACCAGATGATATGGCTCTTGCGGATTCTGTTTCCTTACGAAGACAG ATAATTAAACTGAACCGTCGACTCCAGCTTTTGGAGGAAGAAAACCGAGAACGCACGCGACGTGAAATCATCATGTACTCAATCACCGTGGGGTTCTGGTTGATCAATAGCTGGCTTTGGTTACGGCGCTGA
- the mffa gene encoding mitochondrial fission factor homolog B isoform X3, whose translation MSAAAFPSPTADMAEINRIQYEMDYTQGISQRMRVPEKLQVAAEDGEDKWAQGDFHNTTVVMEVPERIFIAGDHNHFRPRDLDLMTSTPTEPLALKTPPRVLTLSEQPLDFLDLERPVVPTPQSEEVRAHSRVRRERSMSENTARQNGQLVRTESITVLHGGSTCATSSNPLLDSSRYSLSNCESAVEGIPDDMALADSVSLRRQIIKLNRRLQLLEEENRERTRREIIMYSITVGFWLINSWLWLRR comes from the exons ATGAGCGCAGCAGCATTTCCTTCTCCCACCGCTGACATGGCCGAAATAAACCGCATCCAGTATGAGATGGATTACACACAAGGCATTAGCCAGCGAATGAGAGTTCCCGAGAAGCTTCAGGTTGCAGCGGAGGATGGTGAAGACAAGTGGGCACAAGGAGACTTTCACAACACCACAGTGGTAATGGAGGTGCCAGAGAGGATTTTTATAGCAG GTGACCATAACCATTTCAGACCAAGAGATCTTGATCTTATGACATCAACCCCTACTGAACCTTTGGCATTGAAAACACCTCCACGTGTACTTACTCTAAGTGAGCAACCCTTAGATTTCTTGGATCTTGAGCGACCTGTTGTTCCAACACCACAGAGTGAGGAG GTTCGCGCTCACAGTCGTGTGCGGAGGGAGCGTTCAATGAGCGAAAATACTGCCCGACAGAATGGGCAGCTTGTCAGAACAGAGTCCAT AACAGTACTTCATGGAGGCTCCACTTGTGCTACTTCATCTAATCCTCTGCTTGATAGCTCCAG GTATAGCCTTTCCAACTGTGAATCTGCAGTAGAAGGAATACCAGATGATATGGCTCTTGCGGATTCTGTTTCCTTACGAAGACAG ATAATTAAACTGAACCGTCGACTCCAGCTTTTGGAGGAAGAAAACCGAGAACGCACGCGACGTGAAATCATCATGTACTCAATCACCGTGGGGTTCTGGTTGATCAATAGCTGGCTTTGGTTACGGCGCTGA
- the mffa gene encoding mitochondrial fission factor homolog B isoform X4 — protein sequence MSAAAFPSPTADMAEINRIQYEMDYTQGISQRMRVPEKLQVAAEDGEDKWAQGDFHNTTVVMEVPERIFIAGDHNHFRPRDLDLMTSTPTEPLALKTPPRVLTLSEQPLDFLDLERPVVPTPQSEEVRAHSRVRRERSMSENTARQNGQLVRTESMYSLSNCESAVEGIPDDMALADSVSLRRQIIKLNRRLQLLEEENRERTRREIIMYSITVGFWLINSWLWLRR from the exons ATGAGCGCAGCAGCATTTCCTTCTCCCACCGCTGACATGGCCGAAATAAACCGCATCCAGTATGAGATGGATTACACACAAGGCATTAGCCAGCGAATGAGAGTTCCCGAGAAGCTTCAGGTTGCAGCGGAGGATGGTGAAGACAAGTGGGCACAAGGAGACTTTCACAACACCACAGTGGTAATGGAGGTGCCAGAGAGGATTTTTATAGCAG GTGACCATAACCATTTCAGACCAAGAGATCTTGATCTTATGACATCAACCCCTACTGAACCTTTGGCATTGAAAACACCTCCACGTGTACTTACTCTAAGTGAGCAACCCTTAGATTTCTTGGATCTTGAGCGACCTGTTGTTCCAACACCACAGAGTGAGGAG GTTCGCGCTCACAGTCGTGTGCGGAGGGAGCGTTCAATGAGCGAAAATACTGCCCGACAGAATGGGCAGCTTGTCAGAACAGAGTCCAT GTATAGCCTTTCCAACTGTGAATCTGCAGTAGAAGGAATACCAGATGATATGGCTCTTGCGGATTCTGTTTCCTTACGAAGACAG ATAATTAAACTGAACCGTCGACTCCAGCTTTTGGAGGAAGAAAACCGAGAACGCACGCGACGTGAAATCATCATGTACTCAATCACCGTGGGGTTCTGGTTGATCAATAGCTGGCTTTGGTTACGGCGCTGA